A genomic segment from Daphnia carinata strain CSIRO-1 chromosome 1, CSIRO_AGI_Dcar_HiC_V3, whole genome shotgun sequence encodes:
- the LOC130690920 gene encoding crustacean hyperglycemic hormone-like isoform X1 gives MMAAVQQNGRQTPSSYSTRSLLGITTLLVLLLAVLPSYPSSAMSALSSNPHSLSKRSFFDINCKGLYDKSIFARLDRICQDCYSLYREPELHTLCRSECFSTPFFKACLKVLLMEDQDPDYSEMIDKIGR, from the exons ATGATGGCCGCAGTGCAACAGAATGGACGCCAAACACCTAGTTCTTACTCGACGCGATCTCTCTTGGGCATCACAACTCTTCTAGTGCTTTTGTTGGCAGTGCTGCCCAGTTACCCGTCATCAGCCATGTCCGCTTTATCCAGCAATCCCCATTCCTTGTCCAAACGGTCTTTCTTTGATATCAACTGCAAGGGGCTCTACGACAAAAGCATTTTCGCCCGCCTTGATCGCATTTGTCAAGACTGCTACAGCCTCTATCGCGAACCTGAACTTCATACACTTTGCAG GTCGGAATGTTTTAGTACACCTTTTTTCAAGGCTTGCCTCAAAGTCTTGCTAATGGAGGATCAGGATCCGGACTACTCGGAAATGATCGACAAAATTGGCCGCTAA
- the LOC130690920 gene encoding CHH-like protein isoform X2, translated as MMAAVQQNGRQTPSSYSTRSLLGITTLLVLLLAVLPSYPSSAMSALSSNPHSLSKRSFFDINCKGLYDKSIFARLDRICQDCYSLYREPELHTLCRKNCFTTNYFKGCLDALLINDEKDIQRVMKDISIIHQIPI; from the exons ATGATGGCCGCAGTGCAACAGAATGGACGCCAAACACCTAGTTCTTACTCGACGCGATCTCTCTTGGGCATCACAACTCTTCTAGTGCTTTTGTTGGCAGTGCTGCCCAGTTACCCGTCATCAGCCATGTCCGCTTTATCCAGCAATCCCCATTCCTTGTCCAAACGGTCTTTCTTTGATATCAACTGCAAGGGGCTCTACGACAAAAGCATTTTCGCCCGCCTTGATCGCATTTGTCAAGACTGCTACAGCCTCTATCGCGAACCTGAACTTCATACACTTTGCAG GAAGAATTGCTTCACCACCAACTATTTCAAGGGCTGCTTAGATGCCCTTCTCATCAACGACGAAAAAGACATTCAAAGAGTTATGAAAGATATTTCCATCATTCACCAGATccccatttaa